The following coding sequences are from one Dreissena polymorpha isolate Duluth1 chromosome 8, UMN_Dpol_1.0, whole genome shotgun sequence window:
- the LOC127840406 gene encoding serine-enriched protein-like: MEGYIEFDTEPLLSKIDNSDCDDFCNPGFDDSSSGYDSTDFSDAETDSSSITSMRTGYRAASGRSNTLLANEGYQQVRARVSCTSTLCESLAMISSMPEMCDVIFKVGPEEVPVYGVRAILGIRSKLMYQLIFNNLNNPESRLSKSGGPVIIPVRKYDPEVFRMLVQFIQSGTATINDVTATGLLCGAHQFELRDLQKACWKYIEARLTSGYEADILAGTRAFTQY; encoded by the exons ATGGAGGGATACATTGAGTTTGATACAGAGCCATTGTTGAGCAAGATCGACAACTCTGACTGTGATGACTTCTGTAACCCAGGGTTTGACG ATTCCTCCTCCGGATATGATTCCACAGATTTCTCCGACGCCGAAACAGACTCCTCGAGTATCACAAGTATGAGAACCGGATATAGAGCAGCAAGTGGGCGTAGTAACACACTTCTTGCTAATGAGGGTTACCAGCAGGTGCGCGCACGTGTCAGCTGCACGAGCACATTGTGTGAGAGTCTCGCTATGATTTCGAGCATGCCAGAGATGTGTGACGTCATATTTAAAGTCGGACCGGAAGAAGTTCCTGTGTACGGTGTGAGGGCTATCCTAGGCATTCGCAGCAA ACTGATGTATCAACTTATCTTCAACAATCTCAACAATCCAGAATCCCGACTTTCTAAATCGGGAGGTCCCGTCATTATCCCCGTGAGAAAGTACGACCCAGAAGTATTCCGAATGCTGGTTCAGTTCATTCAGTCCGGGACTGCAACTATCAATGACGTCACCGCAACTGGTCTCTTATGCGGAGCCCATCAATTCGAACTGCGGGATCTACAAAAAGCCTGCTGGAAATACATCGAGGCTCGTCTTACATCCGGATACGAAGCAGATATTCTCGCGGGAACCAGAGC ATTTACGCAATACTGA